A DNA window from Maribellus comscasis contains the following coding sequences:
- a CDS encoding diacylglycerol/polyprenol kinase family protein, whose product MKNLLVLSFVYLIGIGLLLIFNELVYRRLNPTGEITRKFAHFSSVLATVPFPYIFPSHWYILVLALLFAAVLFITKKGKQLKSIHGVERKSIGSYLLPLSIYITFMIANITDNKFIYILPMLILAISDPMAAILGINIKTYNGRIKIFGKKLNKTWLGSKAFLLSSFIISIIALFFHRGVFDFETFFLAMLIAVVTTFAELISWRGSDNLSIPLSAVAVLVLFL is encoded by the coding sequence ATGAAGAATTTGCTTGTATTATCATTTGTTTATTTGATTGGGATCGGATTGCTGTTGATATTTAACGAGTTGGTTTATCGCAGGCTTAATCCCACAGGAGAGATAACCCGAAAATTTGCGCATTTTTCTTCAGTTCTGGCAACAGTGCCATTTCCTTATATTTTCCCTTCACACTGGTATATTTTGGTACTTGCTCTTTTGTTTGCCGCCGTATTATTTATTACAAAGAAAGGGAAACAATTGAAATCAATTCACGGGGTGGAGCGGAAATCAATTGGAAGTTACCTGCTGCCATTGTCCATCTACATTACATTTATGATAGCAAATATTACAGATAATAAATTTATATACATCCTTCCCATGTTAATACTGGCAATCTCAGATCCAATGGCAGCCATCCTCGGAATCAATATAAAAACCTACAATGGAAGAATAAAAATATTCGGGAAAAAATTAAATAAAACATGGCTGGGGTCGAAAGCATTCCTGCTTTCAAGTTTTATAATCAGTATTATAGCGCTTTTTTTTCACCGCGGGGTATTCGATTTTGAAACATTCTTTCTGGCAATGCTGATTGCCGTGGTAACCACTTTCGCTGAATTGATAAGCTGGCGCGGATCAGATAATCTCAGTATTCCCTTAAGTGCGGTAGCAGTTTTGGTATTATTCCTCTAA
- a CDS encoding phosphatidate cytidylyltransferase: MIRTIYIIILIYFLLGGIGFYLINRKKAPELAKKSYTKYFVYFIIINILFFSITVQPFVFHFLTVLIICAGSVELTMLFFNSNNKHIPFFLTSIITFIVISLWFLLFSLLKMELTLYTFLVISIFDSFSQITGQLWGRKKILPGISPNKTLGGLTGGIIIALISAFLLKNLFTGTITELLVFATGTVVFAFAGDVLASLYKRKYKVKDYSNLIPGHGGFLDRFDSLIAGGAWSAFYFQFIAT; this comes from the coding sequence ATGATAAGAACAATTTATATCATAATACTAATTTATTTTCTTCTTGGAGGAATTGGTTTTTACCTGATCAATAGAAAGAAAGCTCCTGAACTCGCAAAAAAGAGCTACACAAAATATTTTGTTTATTTTATAATCATCAATATTTTATTTTTCAGTATTACTGTTCAGCCATTTGTTTTCCATTTTCTGACGGTACTTATTATTTGTGCCGGGTCAGTTGAACTTACCATGCTCTTCTTTAATTCCAACAATAAGCATATTCCTTTTTTTCTTACTTCAATTATAACCTTTATCGTCATTTCGTTATGGTTTTTGCTTTTTAGCCTGTTGAAAATGGAACTTACCCTGTATACTTTTCTTGTCATATCCATTTTCGACAGTTTCAGCCAAATTACAGGCCAGCTTTGGGGCCGGAAAAAGATACTGCCCGGGATAAGTCCGAATAAAACATTGGGAGGACTGACAGGTGGAATTATTATTGCATTAATCAGCGCATTCTTATTAAAAAACCTTTTCACGGGCACTATTACCGAGTTGTTAGTTTTTGCAACCGGGACGGTAGTTTTTGCATTCGCCGGGGATGTGCTTGCATCGCTTTATAAAAGAAAATACAAAGTAAAAGATTACAGTAATCTTATTCCCGGGCACGGTGGTTTCCTTGACCGATTTGATAGCCTTATTGCAGGTGGCGCCTGGTCTGCATTTTACTTTCAATTTATTGCAACTTAA
- a CDS encoding sulfite exporter TauE/SafE family protein, with product MIEFSEIQNIYFLLPLLGLVIGFLGTMTGGGGGFFFIPILTLIIGVPAQTAVTTSLAATLPICIVGSLGHYRKNHIDFRVATLFIITGIIGAFIGAKITSKISNVALKTAFGIYSILIALYIVYSAGKGTSEEGKKEKITSLKNLRTFKGSSFGLAAGLITGTFGTSGTAPVLAGLLSIGIPFKMVIGTSLLIVLVNTIFATGAHLLIGKIDLTLVCFLTAGSTIGALLGPKLIHTSQLNKSENQVRHWYAAIMLGLGILMIAKGN from the coding sequence ATGATTGAATTTTCTGAGATACAAAACATTTATTTTTTATTACCTCTTCTGGGCTTGGTTATTGGATTTTTGGGTACGATGACGGGTGGTGGTGGCGGATTTTTCTTTATTCCCATACTTACTCTTATTATTGGTGTTCCTGCTCAAACTGCAGTAACTACTTCACTCGCTGCTACCCTGCCCATTTGCATTGTGGGATCTCTGGGGCATTACAGAAAAAATCATATCGATTTTCGGGTGGCCACACTTTTTATAATAACTGGAATTATCGGGGCTTTTATTGGTGCAAAAATAACCAGCAAAATTAGCAACGTGGCATTAAAAACGGCTTTTGGTATTTATTCAATTTTGATTGCACTATATATAGTTTATAGTGCCGGAAAGGGTACCAGCGAAGAAGGAAAGAAAGAGAAAATAACATCGTTAAAAAATCTCCGAACATTTAAAGGTTCGTCTTTCGGATTGGCTGCGGGGCTGATAACAGGCACATTTGGAACCAGTGGAACTGCGCCGGTTCTTGCCGGATTACTTTCTATTGGAATACCATTCAAGATGGTTATTGGCACATCGCTATTGATTGTACTGGTGAATACAATATTTGCTACAGGAGCCCATTTGCTAATTGGTAAAATCGACCTGACCCTGGTTTGCTTTCTGACTGCAGGTTCAACAATTGGGGCATTACTGGGACCTAAACTGATACATACCAGTCAATTAAACAAATCTGAAAACCAGGTTCGGCACTGGTATGCTGCCATAATGTTGGGTTTAGGAATATTAATGATTGCTAAAGGAAACTAA